A window of Ficedula albicollis isolate OC2 chromosome 15, FicAlb1.5, whole genome shotgun sequence genomic DNA:
TGGTATTGCTGGGACCCCCAGAAGGACACCAGCAAGAGGCAGGCATTGGAGGAGGAGAgcgaggaagaggaggaggaggaggtgacgagggaagaagaagaggaagaaggggagCCAGATGTGGAGGAGCTgttggaaaacagctggaacaTTGCGCAGTTCCTGCCCCAGGCCGGCTCCTGCCAGACCTACTTCTTGATGATCGTGTCAGGTGACCAGTACGGGGAGATGCTGAGGTTATtgtgccctcccagtgccagctctgggtAGGAGCTGGAGCCTTGCCTATGTCTTCCCAGCCTACATCGTGGCTGTGTACCACAGCATGAAGGGGGAACTGCGGCGTAACACCCCTGGGAGCACCCCCATCAAGAGGAGGAGCACCAGCCAGGTGTCCCAGGAGGCTCTGGGGGAGCTAAGGGCCATGCCTGGTGAGTGCCaagccccagggcagccctgctgcaggcagagagccACCCACATTGCTTGCCCAATGTGCCACCACTCAGTTCACTTTCTGCTTCATCCCTCTAGGCATGATCACCTTCTCACAAGATTATGTGGCCAATGAGCTCACCCAAAGTTTCTTCACCATCACCCAGAAGATCCAGAAGAAGATGGCCGGTTCCCGGAATGCTACAGAGCCCTCAGACATGTTCCCAGTCCTGCCTGGCTCCTACCTGCCACTCAACAACCCAGCTCTGGAGTTCATCAAATACGTTTGCAAGGTCAGTGGGGGTTGGTAAGGCCCCTTGGCTGAAGGACTGGGGTCTGAACTGAAATTCTGGTCCTTCTCCATTGCTGCAGGTTTTCCCAGGAGGGATCTACAACCAGTTTACTCTGCCCTGAATCCATATGAGGGTCACAGATCTGAGCTGTCCTGCTGAGAACAGTTTCTGCTGCTAGGCTCACCTGATTTTTATCCTTGCAGGTCCTCTCCCTGGATGCCAACATAACCAACCAGGTGAACAAACTACGCCGGGACCTGCTGCGCCTCATTGAGGTGGGCGAGTTCTCAGAAGCAGCGCAGTTTCGGGACCCTTGCCGCTCCTATGTGCTTTCTGAAGTCATCTGCAGGAACTGCAACTTCTGCAGGGACCTGGACCTGTGCAAGGacccttccctttcccaggtACAGTCTCTCTCCCGAGGGCAATAGAAGCcccagtgcagcagtgctggaggtcACCTGGTCATCTTACCCACTTTATCTCCCCTTTGTTtagcagctctgcctggtgcCCATGATCATCCTCACCTAGAGCCAATTGTCTGTTCTTTTCTAGCTGCATGTCATGGATCTGAGCATACTAGGGCTTTGGCCTATGTTCTGTCCTCTCTGGAAACGAGTTCCACCATCCCAGTGCATGGGACTTGCAGTGCTCACCTCCCTTTCTTTGCCCCTAGGACAGGTTGGTGCTGCCCGGCTGGCACTGCCCCAACTGCCATGTGCAGTACAACATCGATGCCATTGAGATGGCGCTGGTGGAAGCCCTGCAGAAGAAGCTGATGGCCTTCGTGCTCCAGGACCTGGTAAGCACAGGGATCCCCTGTTCTGCCCATTCCCATGGTGGTCTGTGCCTGGACACATTCATTTTGCCACTGACAGAGGGGCTCAGTCTCCTCTCCTGACCCACCTGAACATCCTTGGCCTCCAGGTGTGCAGAAAGTGTCGTGCCGTGAAGGAGACGCACATGCCTGTGtactgcagctgtgctggagactTCACCCTCACCATCTCCTCCCAGGTACTTTAacacctgcccagcccagcagctcagtgagAGACCCTGAAGTGCCCTGTGCTTCCTTTGCCTCTGCTTTAACTGTACGTCCCCTGGCACCTGCTGAGCTGCCCTCTGGCCAGCCCTGCGCGGCCACTCCGTCAGAGCCCCATCCTTCCCTCGCTGTTCTCTTCTCCCCAGGCCTTCATGGACCATGTCAGTGTCTTCCAGAACATCGCCCGGCACTATGGCATGGCCTACCTGCTGGAAACCATTGAATGGCTGCTGCACACTaacctccagctccagcagtgagGCCTGGACTGCTCTTCCTCCATACTCTCCATCTCCATGCTCTCACATCCATGGAGAGTAGTACTGGACCCCCTTGGGCAGGAGCCAGACTAAAGAGACATGGCACACCCCTCCTGCAgtgagggaagggagggagagctgTGCTTGGGACTGGGTTGTCTTCCCCCAGCTGCCTGGTGGGGGACTTGGGAGTTTccagtggctggagctgtgctccaCAGATCTGTGCTGGCCCCAGgtatggttttaattttcactttctttaaataaatgagTGGTAAAAGGCAAGGGAGGAATCAGAGGCTGTGGTTGCCCTAGGACAGGTTGGTGCTGCCCGGCTGGCACTGCCCCAACTGCCATGTGCAGTACAACATCGATGCCATTGAGATGGCGCTGGTGGAAGCCCTGCAGAAGAAGCTGATGGCCTTCGTGCTCCAGGACCTGGTAAGCACAGGGATCCCCTGTTCTGCCCATTCCCATGGTGGTCTGTGCCTGGACACATTCATTTTGCCACTGACAGAGGGGCTCAGTCTCCTCTCCTGACCCACCTGAACATCCTTGGCCTCCAGGTGTGCAGAAAGTGTCGTGCCGTGAAGGAGACGCACATGCCTGTGtactgcagctgtgctggagactTCACCCTCACCATCTCCTCCCAGGTACTTTAacacctgcccagcccagcagctcagtgagAGACCCTGAAGTGCCCTGTGCTTCCTTTGCCTCTGCTTTAACTGTACGTCCCCTGGCACCTGCTGAGCTGCCCTCTGGCCAGCCCTGCGCGGCCACTCCGTCAGAGCCCCATCCTTCCCTCGCTGTTCTCTTCTCCCCAGGCCTTCATGGACCATGTCAGTGTCTTCCAGAACATCGCCCGGCACTATGGCATGGCCTACCTGCTGGAAAC
This region includes:
- the LOC101811013 gene encoding DNA polymerase epsilon catalytic subunit A-like, which encodes MALVEALQKKLMAFVLQDLVCRKCRAVKETHMPVYCSCAGDFTLTISSQAFMDHVSVFQNIARHYGMAYLLETIEWLLHTNLQLQQ